The Phoenix dactylifera cultivar Barhee BC4 chromosome 17, palm_55x_up_171113_PBpolish2nd_filt_p, whole genome shotgun sequence genome contains a region encoding:
- the LOC103716934 gene encoding uncharacterized protein LOC103716934 isoform X1 — MHRQARPKMPCGHSRTSSNVEKVADRRSRALFKRSLDHSKYKFCSKLLKMHVFIQEREAPGHALRNSEQRCIVFTLFFPPTIIVHLDLPKEQSINMLERTDSAEPLPVCSSSGGVVLGESHNRNKSKPFNNSSSTPSGCSVPDNFSSSVDSDFLVSEIPKGDKSVKRNSRKKGKKKGKQYKRATRKKVTGGLEIQHEQSVRGPVSDATTNSGLVCLGERTSEHSVSEKATFPSLSIEDTAAEKDDSENNNGYGDEIDESDQIASLSQESAGKESSYDSAASVNNASSTTQTPEIILTTFDENNKNINSKKESNFSDSSPSTSLDSCSTPMLDSYLNDWNSNISENSIDDFETPLFVKDENGLSSSGGGMTSDSRNSDTSCHTTTVNLCDINTEMLNDGCIGNSCWSKDVVNTCNGTERAQCSSEACSSNDFLPVLSGRRGRRARKMSGGASQIGPNRFHGPTGKENNHSVWQKVQKIDTEAPIRETEAINAVAPQDNTSSKGSNARIRSGTSVGLKQNQSGKPCRNSSLNEVVKADLCKVASDTVSRSDIASNLIDGNSVHNVRKKASSAFKQAYHYSRKESYAAKVNVNRASKNHVPKNEGMPILPQVNHGKHIRTGLRSPCSANYQQLLVAPTDKIDHCHPEPQQKTENYIEEVTSSGYSCGAVCDTSSPAAYNDIGASPSDSSDRVYNEVTSDSSSAKYSKEELCLTDSEGNQCLKLETESSHTEWSKPESGAGSVLQKWVPVGRKESTVFNMSHLNNIKVSVAEDLVPDKLDSRNVKTEVSTSNTPYVTPLTAGGFPCSSPRAEDKNFCSVKADQINSKLRNHPHVAAESNGVPAASNCQSHEVKIQCFSRSDSDLDKIIEAVHDAYKLHTVAEGAHLASGSPLADFERFLYATSPVIGQTRSIRSCRTCSKEQLIGDSLCAHQIPSISLKSLWQWYEEPGCFGLEVKAQDYHKSKRLHNGYSEFSAYFVPYLSAVQLFGRSRNTRNGSPDEVAIASEVDKRLKTPSNLCSLPIFSMLLPQPFKETDTCLPESSSSAKDEFCDQLDRSTCKGDVELIFEYFESDQPPWRRPLFEKINELIGGDTLSNCRAFGDPLKLESINLHDLHPASWYSVAWYPIYRIPDGNFHAAFLTYHSLGHFVHQSSSSKASDSLSCIVSPVVGLQTYNDKGECWFRLKDSFSKVIQNEVRFSNPSDILKERLRTLRQTANVMARSSVSKSNQRSVNRHPDYEFFLLRSR, encoded by the exons ATGCATAGACAGGCACGACCTAAGATGCCTTGTGGCCATTCAAGGACCAGTAGCAATGTCGAAAAGGTTGCAGATAGAAGAAGTCGCGCTTTATTCAAAAGATCTCTAGATCATAGCAAGTATAAGTTTTGTTCAAAG TTGCTGAAAATGCATGTCTTCATTCAGGAACGTGAAGCACCTGGACATGCCTTGAGGAATTCTGAGCAGAG GTGCATTGTATTCACACTGTTTTTTCCACCGACAATTATTGTCCATCTTGACCTGCCAAAAGAACAGAGTATCAATATGCTTGAACGTACAGATTCTGCAGAGCCGCTTCCAGTGTGCAGCTCTTCTGGAGGAGTTGTTCTGGGAGAATCTCACAACAGGAACAAATCCAAGCCTTTCAATAACTCCTCCAGTACTCCCTCTGGGTGCTCGGTACCAGACAACTTTTCCAGTTCAGTTGACTCAGATTTCTTGGTGAGCGAAATTCCCAAGGGGGACAAGTCTGTGAAAAGAAATTCaagaaagaaggggaaaaagaaaggaaagcagtACAAACGAGCAACACGCAAAAAAGTTACTGGCGGACTAGAAATTCAACATGAACAAAGTGTACGTGGTCCTGTTTCTGATGCCACAACCAACAGTGGTCTGGTTTGTTTGGGTGAGCGCACTTCAGAACATAGTGTATCCGAGAAGGCAACCTTCCCTAGTTTGTCCATTGAGGATACTGCTGCGGAGAAGGATGATAGTGAAAACAATAATGGATACGGCGATGAAATTGATGAGTCTGACCAAATAGCTTCTTTGTCTCAGGAATCTGCTGGCAAGGAATCCAGCTACGACAGTGCCGCTTCTGTAAATAATGCATCAAGCACTACTCAAACACCAGAAATAATTTTAACGACCTTTGATGAGAATAATAAAAAcattaattcaaaaaaagagAGCAATTTCTCTGACAGTTCGCCCAGCACTTCCTTGGATTCTTGTAGTACTCCAATGCTAGACTCATATCTAAATGATTGGAATAGTAATATCAGTGAAAACTCCATTGATGATTTTGAAACTCCGTTATTTGTCAAGGATGAAAATGGACTTAGTTCTTCAGGGGGAGGAATGACTTCAGACTCCAGGAATTCTGACACTTCATGTCATACTACAACTGTAAATTTATGTGATATAAATACTGAAATGTTAAATGATGGTTGCATCGGTAACTCTTGTTGGTCAAAGGATGTTGTCAATACTTGTAACGGTACTGAAAGAGCTCAATGTAGTAGCGAGGCCTGTAGCAGCAATGACTTCCTTCCTGTATTATCAGGAAGGAGGGGTAGGCGTGCTAGAAAAATGAGTGGTGGTGCGAGTCAAATTGGGCCTAACAGATTTCATGGTCCCacaggaaaagaaaataatcaTTCAGTCTGGCAGAAGGTCCAAAAGATTGACACTGAGGCACCCATTCGTGAAACAGAGGCCATAAATGCTGTAGCTCCCCAGGATAACACTTCATCAAAAGGTTCCAATGCAAGGATTAGATCTGGTACATCTGTGGGGCTGAAACAAAACCAGAGTGGAAAACCCTGCAGAAATTCTTCTTTAAATGAAGTGGTTAAGGCAGATTTGTGCAAAGTAGCCTCTGACACTGTTAGTAGAAGTGACATAGCATCTAATTTGATTGATGGAAACTCAGTGCATAATGTCCGAAAGAAAGCCAGTTCAGCCTTTAAACAGGCATATCACTATTCTAGGAAGGAATCTTATGCAGCTAAAGTTAACGTGAACCGGGCTTCCAAAAACCATGTTCCAAAAAATGAAGGAATGCCGATCTTACCACAGGTGAATCATGGCAAGCACATTAGAACTGGATTAAGATCACCTTGTAGCGCTAATTACCAACAACTTTTGGTTGCACCTACTGACAAAATTGACCATTGTCACCCAGAGCCACAGCAGAAGACAGAGAATTACATAGAGGAAGTAACATCATCAGGATATAGTTGTGGCGCAGTATGTGATACGAGTTCTCCAGCTGCTTATAATGATATAGGTGCCTCACCATCAGATTCTTCGGACCGAGTGTACAATGAAGTGACTTCTGATAGCAGTAGTGCTAAGTACTCAAAAGAAGAGCTTTGCCTTACAGACTCTGAAGGAAACCAATGTTTGAAATTAGAAACTGAAAGTTCACATACAGAATGGAGCAAACCAGAGAGTGGTGCTGGTTCTGTATTGCAGAAGTGGGTCCCTGTGGGAAGGAAAGAATCAACGGTGTTCAATATGAgccatttaaataatataaagGTCTCTGTTGCGGAAGATTTGGTTCCTGATAAATTGGACTCAAGGAATGTTAAAACAGAGGTTTCAACTTCAAATACTCCGTACGTCACTCCTTTAACTGCGGGTGGGTTTCCATGCTCAAGTCCCAGAGCTGAAGATAAAAACTTTTGTTCTGTTAAAGCCGATCAAATAAATAGTAAATTGAGAAATCACCCTCATGTGGCTGCAGAGTCAAATGGTGTGCCTGCTGCATCCAACTGTCAAAGTCATGAGGTGAAAATTCAATGCTTTTCTAGATCTGATAGTGATTTGGATAAGATAATAGAGGCTGTTCATGATGCCTACAAATTGCATACTGTAGCAGAAGGTGCTCACCTAGCCTCTGGGAGTCCACTGGCTGACTTTGAGAGATTTCTTTATGCCACCTCGCCAGTTATTGGACAAACACGTTCTATTAGAAGTTGCAGGACTTGCTCCAAAGAACAACTGATCGGCGACTCATTGTGTGCGCATCAGATTCCTAGCATATCTTTGAAGAGCCTCTGGCAGTGGTATGAAGAACCTGGGTGTTTTGGATTGGAAGTAAAGGCACAAGATTATCAcaaatcaaaaaggttgcataaTGGTTATTCTGAATTCAGTGCATATTTTGTACCTTATCTTTCTGCTGTGCAATTATTTGGGAGATCCAGGAATACCAGAAATGGCAGCCCTGATGAAGTAGCAATAGCTTCTGAGGTGGATAAGAGATTAAAAACCCCATCTAATTTATGCTCCCTCCCAATTTTCTCCATGCTACTGCCGCAGCCTTTTAAAGAAACAGATACGTGCTTACCTGAATCATCTTCTTCTGCCAAAGATGAATTTTGCGATCAGTTGGATAGAAGCACATGTAAGGGTGATGTGGAGCTCATCTTTGAATATTTTGAATCTGACCAACCTCCATGGCGACGTCCATTATTTGAAAA GATAAATGAGCTTATTGGTGGTGACACATTATCTAATTGCCGAGCATTTGGAGATCCGCTGAAGCTGGAAAGCATCAACCTGCATGATCTTCATCCTGCTTCATG GTATTCTGTTGCATGGTATCCTATATATCGTATACCAGATGGCAATTTTCATGCTGCATTTTTAACTTATCATTCTCTTGGCCATTTTGTTCACCAAAGTTCCTCCTCCAAAGCATCTGACAGCCTCAGCTGCATAGTTTCTCCAGTTGTTGGTTTGCAGACTTACAATGATAAG GGAGAGTGTTGGTTTAGACTGAAGGACTCATTTTCAAAGGTCATCCAGAATGAAGTTCGATTTTCCAATCCTTCAGACATCTTGAAAGAGAGACTGAGAACACTCAGGCAAACTGCAAATGTAATGGCTAGGTCTTCAGTTTCTAAGAGCAATCAGAGATCTGTAAACAGGCATCCGGATTATGAGTTCTTCCTATTGCGGAGTCGGTAG